In Schistocerca piceifrons isolate TAMUIC-IGC-003096 chromosome 9, iqSchPice1.1, whole genome shotgun sequence, the following proteins share a genomic window:
- the LOC124716707 gene encoding uncharacterized protein LOC124716707, protein MTHDATHVCYCEKKNKAVTLLSSMHNDATIDESTSSKNKSEIVTFYNRTKIGADVLNQLCSNYDTARTTKRYLTAIFYNILNIASINALCIYSANKNYVKVKRAYFLDEISWQMVKPQIHERMKQSLVPRQLKIRGLVLLGKDSEEKNGNS, encoded by the exons ATGAC ACATGACGCAACACATGTATGCTACTgcgaaaagaaaaataaagcagtAACTTTACTTTCAAGTATGCACAATGATGCAACGATTGACGAGTCCACCAGTTCAAAAAACAAATCAGAGATTGTTACATTCTATAATCGCACAAAAATTGGAGCTGACGTACTCAATCAACTTTGTTCAAATTATGATACAGCAAGAACTACTAAAAGATACCTAACAgcaattttttacaatattttaaatatcGCCTCTATCAATGCTTTATGCATTTATTCAGCAAACAAAAACTATGTTAAAGTGAAACGAGCTTATTTCCTTGACGAAATTAGTTGGCAAATGGTGAAACCGCAGATTCACGAACGCATGAAACAGTCCTTGGTACCCAGACAACTAAAAATTCGAGGACTGGTGTTGTTAGGAAAGGactcagaagaaaaaaatggaaatagctAA